A window of the Virgibacillus pantothenticus genome harbors these coding sequences:
- a CDS encoding Lin0512 family protein: protein MKQILFIQAGTGIDVHGQDITKAAVRAVENAIWFNSMPGIEHSLPDQKLENMKVNVRLAVPLDRKLLDTEKVKDAVPYGSVTVDVTDGGMATSSGVILEDKDDENDLMYMVNAAVEVGY, encoded by the coding sequence ATGAAGCAAATTCTATTTATTCAAGCTGGTACAGGCATTGATGTTCATGGACAAGATATTACAAAAGCAGCTGTTCGGGCAGTGGAAAACGCTATTTGGTTTAACTCCATGCCAGGAATTGAGCATAGCCTTCCTGACCAAAAACTAGAAAATATGAAAGTAAACGTTAGATTAGCCGTTCCTTTAGACCGTAAATTGCTTGATACGGAGAAAGTAAAAGATGCTGTTCCTTATGGGTCGGTTACTGTTGATGTGACAGACGGTGGCATGGCAACTTCAAGTGGAGTTATCTTGGAAGATAAAGATGACGAAAATGACTTAATGTATATGGTAAATGCTGCTGTTGAAGTGGGCTACTAA
- the dacB gene encoding D-alanyl-D-alanine carboxypeptidase/D-alanyl-D-alanine endopeptidase, translating into MVWRSYKKVGLFIIIIIALAIIPIASQGELLFTKVSNATDETEADAASLEEKLTDILTNEQLNGATAAVSVMHAKTGDILFSQNGGSRLHPASNMKILTAAAALETLGENYQFATEVRTDGKVKGKMLHGNLYLKGNGDPTLLKSDLRQMAKELKNQGILKVKGDLIADDTWYDDVRLSQDLNWSDEPFYTGAQVSALTLSPNDDYDAGTVIVEVLPQTTKKRKAVVQVTPETDYVEIVNHTQIVAADGTKDISIEREHGTNRIIVEGTMPEKAAKVRSWVSVWEPTGYVLNVFQQTLQEEGIAFIGKSKALFGKTPAKARMLTSKKSMPLKDLLIPFMKLSNNGHGEVLTKEMGKVVHGEGSWGKGIKVIEQVMDDLDADTDTMLLRDGSGMSHKNMIPSEELLQVLYQAQKQDWFPVFQNSLPVAGEPERLVGGTLRDRMKEKPAKGNVIAKTGSLTGVSTLSGYVTTQNQEPLIFSIIINNYIGSDEGIIKIEDQIATMLAAHQFK; encoded by the coding sequence ATGGTCTGGAGATCGTACAAAAAAGTTGGTCTATTTATCATTATAATCATTGCTTTAGCTATCATTCCAATTGCAAGTCAAGGAGAGCTTCTGTTTACGAAAGTGTCTAATGCAACAGATGAAACGGAGGCAGATGCAGCTTCCCTTGAAGAGAAGCTTACCGATATTCTGACAAACGAACAACTAAACGGCGCAACAGCAGCTGTAAGTGTGATGCATGCAAAAACAGGTGACATATTATTTTCTCAAAACGGGGGAAGCCGCCTGCATCCTGCTTCAAATATGAAAATACTGACAGCAGCAGCCGCTTTAGAAACACTGGGAGAAAATTATCAATTTGCAACAGAAGTACGAACTGATGGAAAAGTGAAAGGAAAAATGCTGCATGGAAATTTATATTTAAAAGGAAACGGAGACCCAACTTTATTAAAAAGTGATTTGCGGCAGATGGCAAAAGAACTAAAGAATCAAGGTATCCTTAAAGTTAAAGGAGATTTGATTGCGGATGACACATGGTATGATGATGTCAGACTTTCTCAGGATTTAAATTGGTCCGATGAGCCATTTTATACAGGAGCTCAAGTTTCTGCTTTAACGCTTTCTCCAAATGACGATTACGATGCAGGAACAGTAATTGTTGAAGTTTTACCGCAAACCACAAAAAAGAGAAAGGCGGTTGTACAGGTCACTCCAGAAACAGACTATGTGGAAATCGTTAATCATACACAAATCGTAGCTGCAGATGGTACGAAAGATATTTCCATCGAGCGAGAGCACGGTACAAATAGGATTATAGTAGAAGGAACGATGCCCGAAAAGGCGGCTAAAGTTAGATCGTGGGTCTCCGTTTGGGAGCCAACAGGATATGTATTAAATGTATTTCAGCAAACGTTACAGGAGGAAGGTATTGCTTTTATTGGCAAATCAAAAGCTTTATTTGGAAAAACTCCAGCGAAAGCACGAATGTTAACATCCAAAAAATCGATGCCATTAAAGGATTTACTCATTCCTTTTATGAAGCTAAGCAACAATGGACATGGCGAAGTGCTGACGAAAGAAATGGGGAAAGTAGTCCATGGTGAAGGAAGCTGGGGTAAAGGGATTAAGGTTATCGAACAGGTAATGGACGATCTTGATGCAGATACAGACACGATGCTGCTACGGGATGGTTCTGGTATGTCACATAAAAATATGATTCCTTCTGAAGAACTTTTGCAAGTATTATATCAAGCACAAAAACAAGACTGGTTTCCTGTGTTTCAAAACTCCTTACCAGTAGCTGGCGAGCCAGAGAGATTAGTTGGTGGAACATTACGAGATCGGATGAAGGAAAAACCTGCAAAAGGAAATGTAATCGCAAAGACAGGTTCCTTAACAGGCGTGTCGACATTATCTGGATACGTTACAACACAGAATCAGGAGCCGCTCATTTTTTCAATTATCATCAATAACTATATTGGCTCGGACGAAGGTATTATTAAAATAGAGGACCAAATTGCCACAATGTTAGCAGCACATCAATTTAAGTAA
- a CDS encoding AAA family ATPase, protein MTKLTSDTAFLKTVYLKEDRLPAADHFPFDLPIMKNFTGIAFHPNVTYIIGENGMGKSTLLEAIAIGLGFNPEGGTRNFNFSSYDSHSPLDQYVRIARGTNQPKDHFFFRAESFYNVATNIEELDAAGSIGRKIIDSYGGTSLHKQSHGEAFFAAFMHRFQGHGLYILDEPESALSPLRQLSMLRRIHDLVEEGSQFVISTHSPILMAYPNAYILELTEEGMQETVLEQTSHYKVMEQFFENKERMLHHLLQ, encoded by the coding sequence GTGACAAAATTAACGTCGGATACAGCGTTTTTAAAAACGGTTTATTTAAAAGAAGATCGCTTGCCAGCTGCCGATCATTTTCCGTTTGATTTACCGATTATGAAGAACTTTACTGGAATTGCCTTTCATCCGAATGTGACTTATATAATCGGGGAAAACGGAATGGGGAAATCTACGTTATTGGAAGCGATTGCTATTGGTTTAGGATTCAACCCAGAAGGCGGAACGAGGAATTTTAATTTTTCCAGCTATGATTCCCATTCGCCATTAGATCAATATGTACGGATTGCGAGGGGGACGAATCAACCCAAGGATCACTTTTTCTTTCGTGCAGAATCTTTCTATAATGTGGCTACCAACATCGAGGAATTGGATGCTGCTGGTTCCATTGGACGTAAAATTATTGATTCTTATGGAGGAACGTCGCTACATAAGCAGTCTCACGGAGAAGCGTTCTTTGCAGCCTTTATGCACCGCTTTCAAGGGCATGGGTTGTACATATTAGATGAGCCTGAATCTGCTTTGTCACCGTTACGGCAGCTGTCCATGCTGCGACGTATTCACGATCTTGTAGAGGAAGGCTCACAATTCGTTATTTCTACACACTCGCCGATACTTATGGCTTATCCTAATGCTTATATTCTGGAACTGACCGAAGAGGGGATGCAGGAAACGGTATTGGAGCAAACGAGCCATTACAAGGTTATGGAGCAGTTTTTTGAAAACAAAGAACGAATGCTCCATCATTTATTACAATAG